A genomic stretch from Nitrososphaerota archaeon includes:
- a CDS encoding NAD(P)/FAD-dependent oxidoreductase, with protein sequence MNSGYDVLVVGAGPAGSAAAIKCAEEGLSTLLIDRAALGRHKPCAGILPTVATYVLDELGLELSSTVLSEPSELGIFYVPPSGRASGGELKNYRVFNLERDFFDRWLVEKAVEAGAHLQTETTLLTLNQREQVEAALKTGNSVSKVKVGYVVGADGAHSTVRRYLEGEHKQQTVLTVMQEYWEGGGEFGNYFYTILNTKITPTYGYLLKKRGNLIVGTGSTEPKQAVTSLRSLKDWLGKEFGFKPIVLKKREVGFLPYGDCYLGCGKILLVGDAAGLCNRFSGEGIRFALESGIAAAEAIKKAENGDMAALEVYRKQMQPLLDFVKGTISLHSKDDSWKEEFVLAELKRSNLW encoded by the coding sequence TTGAACTCTGGATATGATGTGCTTGTAGTAGGTGCAGGACCAGCGGGCTCAGCAGCAGCGATAAAGTGCGCCGAAGAGGGTTTAAGCACACTTTTGATCGATAGAGCCGCTTTAGGTAGGCATAAGCCTTGTGCAGGAATCCTACCTACCGTAGCAACATATGTGCTGGACGAGCTTGGTTTAGAATTATCCTCGACTGTGCTTAGTGAACCAAGCGAGCTTGGCATATTCTACGTTCCGCCTAGCGGTAGAGCGAGCGGAGGGGAGCTAAAGAACTACCGCGTATTTAACTTGGAGAGAGACTTTTTCGACAGATGGCTTGTGGAGAAGGCTGTAGAAGCTGGTGCTCATCTGCAAACAGAAACGACCCTACTAACCCTCAACCAAAGAGAGCAGGTAGAAGCGGCATTAAAAACTGGGAATAGCGTCTCAAAAGTAAAAGTAGGCTACGTTGTAGGTGCTGACGGAGCACACTCTACCGTTAGAAGATACCTAGAAGGTGAACATAAGCAGCAGACTGTACTAACAGTTATGCAAGAGTATTGGGAGGGTGGGGGTGAATTCGGAAACTACTTCTACACAATTCTAAACACAAAGATAACCCCAACCTACGGCTACCTACTAAAGAAGAGGGGCAACCTAATAGTTGGTACTGGCTCCACAGAGCCGAAGCAAGCCGTTACGAGCCTAAGATCCCTGAAAGATTGGCTAGGTAAAGAGTTTGGCTTCAAACCTATTGTGCTCAAGAAAAGGGAGGTCGGTTTCTTACCCTATGGTGACTGCTATCTGGGCTGTGGAAAGATACTACTTGTAGGCGACGCAGCTGGGTTATGTAACAGATTCTCTGGCGAAGGGATAAGATTCGCTTTAGAAAGCGGGATAGCGGCAGCAGAAGCTATTAAGAAGGCGGAAAATGGCGATATGGCCGCGTTAGAAGTTTATAGGAAGCAGATGCAGCCGCTATTAGATTTCGTTAAAGGGACAATATCCCTCCATAGCAAAGATGATTCGTGGAAAGAAGAATTTGTCCTAGCGGAGCTAAAGCGCTCTAACCTATGGTAA